The Synechococcus sp. RS9916 DNA segment GCTCCAAGTGGACTGAGCCGGGTGGAACCCTCAACCAAGCCAGAGCCAAGGTGCCGAGCTTCCTAGCTCGCACTGATGTTGAGATAAGGGCTGCGAGAGGGGAGCAGATAAGCCCTGAGGAATCACTCATCAGGCAAGGGCAGCAGCCGATGGATCCCCACGAGATGGTCACACAAGCCGCTCGAGGGCTCTCTGACTACATCGAGGTGGATGGCCAGTGGGTTGAGAACCCTGAGTTTGTTCGTCTGTATGAGTTGGCCCAGAGCGTCCAGAAGGGAAAGACCAAGGAACTGCTCAGCACAGACTCCCTCCTGACTATCCGCAGGCTGGATAGGGAGCCATCACCCAGAACATTTGAGGGATGGGACAAGGCACTGAGGGCCTTCATGGCTCACTCAGGCAAGGCACGACCGGGTCTGTGTACCAAGGCTGATGCGTTGGCTTACAAGGATTACCTGCTGGCTCGTATGAGCAGGAACAGTGCAAAGACACAGGTCGCCTACCTCAGTGGTCTTTGGACAACTCTTGTAGAGAGGGAAGGCTGCGAACACATCTTCAAAGGACTCCCCAAGACGCTCACAGCAACCACCAAGCAGGCAGCACTGCAAGAAACAGAGGCCAAGAGGAATAGAAGCTTTGAACCAACCACACCTATCGGGGAATGGGAGGGCTCTGCCTATGTCGATGTCTTCAAGCTGCTCTATTACACCGGCTGCAGGTTGGGTGAGATTGCTGGCCTATCTGGGGAAGATATCCATGAGGACTTCATCTCTGTTGCCTGGTCTGATGAGCGGTCACTGAAGACAGCACACAGCGTTAGGGACATCCCAATCCATCAAGAGCTAACTGCCTGCATTGAGAACCTTCGAGGTAAGAAGGGATTGATCTGGCCTCAGCTGCGAACCACGTCAGAGGTTGGTGGTATTGAAGTAGTTAGGTGGGGTCACAACCTCAGCAAGCCATGCAGGAAGGTGACAGGTCTGAAGCCAAAGGACTTCCGAGACAGATTTGCTACTCAACTGCGTGAGCATGACTTCAACCAAGTCAATATCGAGAGGCTGATGGGTCACTCAGCAGTGGACACGAACAGCAGCTATGGCGGTAGGAACTGGGACAGGTATGTGGCGATGATCAACTCAATTAGCTAACTGCGAAAAAGTTAGTCGCAGCAATGGATCTCAAATAGTGGCGGCTTCTAAGCAAGCAGAGTGGCGCCATGTATGCACGCAGAGTGGCCCCCCGTAAGCAAGAGGACTGCGAAAAACTGGCCCCATTAAGGACAGAGGGCATTGGGTCCCCTTAAGCAAGCCGACAGTTATTGGGTCCCCGTAAGCACAGAGGCGTTTGGTCCAACATGTAAGCAGGGAAGTTTGATTCACCACCTAAGCAGAGGCGAATCAATTTTGGTCCAATACGTAAGCAGGGATCTCAGCGATTCAACCCGCTTAAGGTCCACGTACGAGAAGGGAGTGCTGCGATCAGGATCGCTTAAGTAGCACTTGCGCTAGGAAAGCAATCAGATTTGAAGGGCTAACTGTGCAGGAGGGAACGCTCCCAGACCGGAGCAATCCCCAGAACATCCATGCCGTGAGTACATAAAGCTTTAAGAGGACGCTGTGCGCCCCTCTAAGGGCGCTCATCGCAGCATTGATTTAATCTAAACCCAGAAGTGTTAGGACTCCTCGCAGAGGCTTCTAGAGGGCAATCAGGCAATCCAGCTAAATCTAATGGCAAAGACTATTCAGCGTGACGCCTATATGGCGGTGCGTATTCAGCTGCGTTGCGCTGAACAGGATAAGGAATTGCTGCGAATAGTCGCTCGAAAGAATGGCGCCAACGTAGCAACCCTGGTGAGGCAATCACTCATCAAACAGGCTCTCGTCAAGCCCTGAGGTGGCACCCTGAATAAGGCGTTAAAAGGTTCATCTCATTCAAACAATTCAACACACACATTGATGATGGACAAAATCGTTGATGCATTGTTGCGTATTAACGCGACATAACGTCGAATTGCTGCTCTCCTGGAAAAGACGGAGTGCCAATGAGTTGGGATGCTTATCTCAACAGGATAGAAGAAGAAATCAAGCTCATCGAAGAAGGCTGATGCTCCCAAGGAAAATCCCCCCTGGAGTCTGGTGACTGTCTGACAGGCGAATCAACAGGCTGTCTCAAGGAAGCGAATAGCAAGCTCCTCTGTGAAGCGAAGAGTCCGCTGATTCAGGATGCTCTAGCTCTTGGTGGTTCTGCTGCGAAGATCTACTTGTTCCTCTACGAGGCGGCAAGGATGGATACCTGTCGCAAGATCTACAACAGCAACAACTGGATAGTCAGGGGTATCTCTGGTGAGCTGGGAATGTGCAATAAGACTGTCGGTGAAGAGGACAGCTCCAATGGCTCACGTAATACCGTCTGGGGAGTTGCTCATCCTGACTGGATTGAGAATGTTCGCTATGCTATCTGCGTGATGGGAGGCCTACCGTCAACTCGTCTCAAAAAGATGAGGACAAAGGAAAAAAGATTGATGTCACCAAATTCGTGCAACAAAAGCGCGACGCAAGATGGATAGACTATGACTCTTCCAAGGTCAAAGGTTTTGTTGAGCCTGCTAAGTCTTGGACAGAGAAACAAAAACAATCAATTCAAAAGTCACTTAAATCGCAAAATGCGTGATGTGGCAACGACTCTTAGGGGGGGTGAGGTGTTGTTCCTCACGTAAAGGTAGTGCGGTTCAGAGGAGAGCCGCATTCTGATTTGCAGCTCAGTCACTCTTGCTGAGAAATCAATAAAAAACCCCCACCGTGTGGCGAGGCTTGTGATCGTGCTGGCAGCAGGTGATCAGCATTTGATGACAGCTGCTTACTGATCACTCATAATATATGGTGCTAAAGCGAGGCACTTTTGCCGAGGTTTGACTTGGTAGAAATTTTGTCTAGATCGAGTTTGGGATCACTGATGGCGTGCTCGAAAGAATCAAGGTTCACGCTCCTTAAATGACTCTTGTCAGTGGCTTCGCCTTGAATCCCTTCGAACTTTATATAGGCAGCACCACCAGCAGCATTCTTCAGCTGATCCAGGCTCAGTTCTTGGTCTTCTGTGTTCTTGGGGTCAGCCATTGGGGCTAAAGGTGTTATGTAAGTGATAGCAAAGGTCTCCCCGTATTGCTGTCACCATCGGCGTGATTGCCACCCGCTTCATTGACTTGGCTCAACGGTGGCTGTGATCTTCGTCACAGATGGTCAAAAGCCCTTCGTCACAATGCGATCGAGCCTTGGACCCACATGCAGAAGTCAGATGGCTGGAAACAGTGCAAGCCCAAAGGGTGATGCTTTGAGGCATTAGCTAGCGCAACCAAGCCAAGAACGGCATCATGCGCGCAGTAGTAATACCTTATCCATGCTCCGCCGTCTCTCCATTGGACTGTTGGCTTCTGCTGTTGCCATCTCCCCAATGTCCCTGAAGGCACAGGAAGGAAGTGCAGATGATCTGGGTGATGTGATGAGCATCAGCCTTAAGGATGTGGTGAAGCCACGGCTTGGCTTTCAAGGTGCACTACAGGGTGCTGGTACACCAAATCAGGCAGGCATCGGCGGGTTCCTACCGCTGTCTATTGGCGATAACAGTGTTTGGTTCCTGGATACTCTTGCAAACGTCAACTTCGCTGACCGTGAGGGATATAGCAGCATCGTCAATACCAATGTCGCTGGGACCACCATCAGCACTTCAACGCGGCTGGGCTACCGCTGGCTGAATGGCGACCGAAGCTGGATGTATGGGCTGAATGCTGGGTATGACAGCCGCCCGATGAATACAGGTGGTACAGATACCGGCATCACGGTCAGCGGCACTGAGCAGAGTGCGTTCTTCCAGCAGGCGGCAGTCAATGCAGAAGCAGTCTCTGATAGCTGGAACTTCAATGCTTATGCCTTGATTCCTGTTGGTGATACAGAGCAATGGCTGAACTGGTTTTACCAAGGCGGCGCGCTTGATACCTATGGGCTTGATGTTGGTTATTTCATCACCCCTGAACTCAATGCCTCTGTTGGTTACTACTACCAAAATGGTGATGCAACAGAAGCAGATGCCTCAGGTGTACTTGGACGCTTGGATTATGAGATCAGCAATGGCTTAACAGCAGGAGTCGAACTCTCTTATGATGAGGCGTTTGAAACTAGGGTTTCAGCTGATATTGAAGTGCGCTTTGGTGGTGCAAAAACAACAGCACAGCGCGAAGCAGTTCAAAAGATGCCTGTAATCAATGCATTAGCGTCATCCCCCAGCAATCGCGACGTAAGGGTTCATGATGGCCTTGGCAGTATCGTTTGTGCATGGCTTAGCCCTGAAATTAGGCGAATGAAAAAGGAAATACAGTATTTGGAAGTTGAAAAGAGAATGCTTAATGCGTTACCTGGTGCTAGCGCGCAATGGCAAAGTATGACTCCGAAAGAGCGCGATGAGGCGTGGAAAACGTGTCTTCGGGGTACTGGGTTACCATATAGACCTCTACCTCAGCGCTGAGGTGCATGGACGCACCCAGTTGCGGCTGTTCAACCCCATCTCCACCTAAGCTTTGGTGGTGGAGGTGGGGTGCTCACGCCGGCTACCGCCAAGATCCTCTACACAAGCGTGATCATTGATGGGGGCATCCGCTGCATGCTCGCCTGCGGCTTGCTTGAGGGGAAGGTGATCGTCGCCTAGAGAGAACAAAGCTAGTTCAGCTGAGAAATTGCTGTGGCGGAATCGTTACCTCTCCTTTGGGTGATGGGATTGAGCTTGTGTTGTATTGCGCAAGGGGTTGCGTGATTGCGCCTCGCTAGCTGCTGTTCTCCAAATCCTTAAGAACAGCGCTTACGAAAGGACGTTCGCAATAGCCCTGGGGTTCTTCAATGGGCACGAAATCTTCCTCAGCAACGTTATTAAGTGCGCCGCATTTAAGGGCGCCCTTGGAAACGACATTGCTGGAACAGGGATCCTCACCTAGCCCTGAAATGAGTAGAAACTGAATACCAGCTCTGCTTATCGAACGCAGTCACGACGCTGTCGGTTGGACTGATCTCTTAGTGCATCAATGACCAAAGCAGAGATCAGCGAGCTACTGACAGGCGTAGGCATTGCTCTAGCTCGCTTTCATCTCTCAACACCTTAACCATCACAAGGGTGGCAATAAAAAAACCGCTCGTGCCGGCTGCAGCAGCACGCATGGGGGGTTACGCGCTGGTGGTGACGTTAATAATAGGCTTCACAAATTTCCGCCAAATTTCTTTGGGAATTTAATAACGATAATGCTAAACTGAGTTGGCTCCGATTAAACAGTGAATAAAAACGCCGGCACTCTTCCTCTACTCCTGTTGATATTGGTTGCTTTGCTTGGATTCGCTCAAGTCATTTTCTTTACTTATTTAAATCTTGCTGGCGTGGATTCTATGAGTGTTGAACAAATCAGAATCATAGGAAGCCTTATTCCAAATATTTTGAAGATGATTTTTTCTCTATCTTCGTTTGTTGTTTCTGTATTTTTGCTTTTCAGCAAAAAGTTTGCTTCTAAGTGGCTTGGCCTTTCGCTGACGGCGCTAACAACAATTGTTTGGGTAAACGTTGCGACACAAATACTTAGCTATGTATTGATGTCAATCTAATATGGCTCCTGGTTGATGTGAAAGCTGGAAATGGTGCCAGGTATTGAGGGCTTGTTGATGGGATTAGTTGGGCTATTGAAGTAATAAGAAACCCCTGCCCTGCTGTGCCTGGCTGATGCAGGAATTATTAAGTGTGCAAGTCTCTACTTTCCATTAGCATTGCACAAAGCTCCCGTCATTTTCGTTTGCCCCATACAGCGCATTTCAATCCACTGAGCTCCGCCAGCCACGCCTTCCAACTCCTCTTCACTGAGTTGGTTGATGTGTTCGGCTTCAAATTTGTGACCGTGCTCCTTAGCAATAGACACCACCTCATCCTGTGACTTTGTCGCCTTGAGTCGTTCTTGGAGATTGAGGTCGCCTTTGACCTTCTCTAGGAACGCCTTGAGTTGCTCTTCTGACATGGGTTTCAGGAGTTTTCAACCATTATAACAACGGTCTTCTCCAGTGTCTTTGGCTAACAATTAAAGTGCTCAATCGTGCCAGGCGTTGGATGCTGATTTATTGACTTGTGGGTGTGACTGAAGAAATAAAAACCCCCTGCGGTTGCAGGAGCTTTGATGAGTAGACTGTTTTCTGAGGTGAAAAGCATGAATTTAATTAACGCCTAAAGCACACCCCATCAGCGTAAGATTTTGGGCCATAGCATGAACCTAACGCCGGTAAAGACATGCACCGAGTTCCACCACCAGCCACGCCTTCCAGTTCATTTTCACTGAGTTGGTCAAAGTGCACGGTCTCAAATTCGTGACCATGCTCCTTAGCGATGGAAACCACATCGTCTTTTGATTTCGCTGCTTTAAGTCGGTCTTGGAGGTTGGTGTCGCCTTTGATCTTCTGAAGGAATGCTTTGAGTTGCTCTTTGGACATAGCTAGCTAGGTCGCTTCAGTAGTCATAGCAGAGGTCGGCAGCGACGGCATCAGGTAAGCACAAAGCCCATTAAATGCGGGCGATGGTGCCAGGTATTGGATTCTGATTTATTAGCTTATTGGTGTCAATCGTAGCAATAAATGCTCCTGGTCAAATGCGAGATATGAGCTTTAAGAAATTAGCTAACAGCCTTGAGGGTTCCCTCGTGTAATGTTACAACCAGGATCGGTTCTGGTGTTTCTAGGGCATCCACACCATAGGGTATTGCAAGTATTGTTTATTGAGCTTCCGCCAGCCACTCCCTCCATGTCTTGATCTGAAAGCTCTGATTGAGCCTTAAATAGATCATCAGGAGAAACTATAAAACCAGCCTCTTTAGCAATCGCAAGAACTGCGTCGGCATCTGCAGCTGCTTTCAGCTTCTCCTGAAGACTGGTATCATTTTTGAGTATTTCAAGGAAAGCCTTGAGTTGCTCTTCTGACATGGGATAGATGCTGATACAGCAGTCATAGCAACGGTCGGCAGCGATGTCAGATAGTAATAAAAAGCCCGATAAATGCGGGCGATGGTGCCAAATATTGGAGGCTGGTTTGTGAGGTTATTGGCGATGTCGAAGAAGTAAATAGCCTCTGCGGTTGCAGGAACTCTTATGAGTAAACTTACTCTACCTTAAAGCCTTGCACCCCTAGCCCCCCAGCCCCCCCCCCCCAAATTACAGAGGTTGTTGGTTGCATATTGACAGGTTGTGGCCCACATGGTTGCTAGCCCCCCAGCCAAGCCTTCCAGCTCCTCTTGGCTGAGTTGATTCATATGTTCAGTAGAAAATTTGTGACCGTGCTCCTTAGCAATAGACACCATATCGTCTGGTGACTTAGCTGCCTTGAGTTGTTATTGGAGATTGAGGTCGCCTTTGACTTTCTCAAGAAATGCTTTGAGCTGCTCTTTAGACATAGCTGGCAACGGTCTCTTGACCAGTCATAGCAGCGGTCGGCAGCGATGTCGGTTAGCAATAAAAAGCCCGCTAAATGCGGGTGAAGGTGCCAGGTATCGGAGGCTGATGGAAGGTTGGTATGGGGAAATTGAAGCTGTGAAAAGCCTCTTAATATAGAGGCTTCTAGTTGCTAAGCTGGAGTCAGTCATCGCAAAATTGAATATTCACCACAGATTCATCTGGGAAAGTAGGGACATATTTCTGCGAGTCTGGGGTACACGCGACCCCGCCAGCTACGCCTTCTAGCTCTTCTTCTGAAAGTGTGGGTTGAGCTTTAGTTAGATCATCAGCAGAGATGCTAAACCCTGCATCTTTCGCAATCGCAACAACAGCATTGGTATCAGCAGCTGCTTTCAGCTTTTCCTGAAGGCTGGTGTCTGCTTTGACCTTCTCTAGGAAAGCCTCGAGCCGCTTCTGCATAGCTGGCTAGGTCGCTTCAGCAGTCATAGCAACGGTCGGTAGCGGGGGCAGCAGACAATAAAAAACCCCGCCATGAGCGGGGTTTTTTGCCTCTTCTCTTCGATCAAAAGGTGGTCGTCATTCGACGAGATCACCAGCGGTAGGGCCACCGAGCGCACCAGAGAGGCGGTTGATAGGGCCAAGAGGAGTAAAGCCAACGGCAACGTTGACAACGTCTTTCCAGAAGCCGCCGCCTTGCACGCCCTCCAGATCGTCTTCGTTGATGGTTTGAGCGTCGAAAGTTTGAGTGGTCATGAGTTTGAAGTGAGTTGAGTGAGTGATGTGTGGGGTGTTGCCCCCTCGACTCCTTCAAGGTCACAGCCCTTCTGGTGAACCCCAGTGCATGGATGTGGTGTGGATGCAGGCAAGATCTGGTGATGTACCGGTGAACGGCTCAGAACCCCTTCACCACCTGGGTTGACAGCGCTTCCAGCGTGTTTCTTGCGTATTTGATCATTATTGGATAAAGCAGAGACAGACCATATGCATCGAAGTGATGAAGAGCCTCATGGCGGCTGCACTTGTCGGTTTCTCTATATGCATCCCCACTGTTTGCGCCGAAGAGGTAGAAGATCCCGACGGTGTCTATACCTTCGCTACGAAAGAACAAGCCATCGAAAAGGCGAAGGAAATGGGTTGCGAGGGTGCTTATGAGTGGCATGGCGTGTGGTCTCCCTGTGAAGAAGACGGCGGGGAAGACGATCATTCGGGTCATGACCACAGTCATGGTCACAGCCATTAGCCCCAGCTGCTCCTGTTGGTTCAGCAGCCTGCCTTCCTCGTTCTTCTGGGGGTGACGATCAACAAGGGCCGGTCCTTCTTGGGCAAGGCGCCATGGTGGCGAGCCTTGCTCAGTTCTCTTTGCTGAGGCCTTACTAAGGAGCTCCAGCCTTCCGTACGGCGCAATTGGGTTATCTACTAGTAAATCGGCTATGTGGCTGTGATCGCCGAAATCCCAGCACAAATTTCAGAGGCCCTTTGGCGTACCTGTACGGACGTTGAAAGACCCCCAGCCCCCGGTTGCCTTGCTGTGAGCTGTGTGAGTCCTTGGAGGGGGTTTCAAGCGGCTTTGGAGGGGTAGTGGGGATTGAGGTTTTTGTTGACCCACTGTCAGATGGTTCTTCTGAAGATGTTGGTCTAGCTGTTGGTCTTCCTTTGTTGCATATGGTCGAGATTTATTGCTACGACTGGATTGATAAGTAGGGCTTGCCTAGTTGAAGTAGGTCTTGTTCGCCAGTGCTGGACAGTGATCTCGGAAGGTCATGGCTGCCGGAGCGGGCTGGTAGAGCCATGTTGGTGCAAACCACGCACAACACCCCCTGGCCAAAGCCGGGGGGTGTCGATCGAGGTCCAGGTTGTGTAGACCTTGTCTAGGTGCTTCTGGATCAGCTGGCTTGGGGCATCCAGTTGAAATAGAAGTCGCGCGCCTGGTTTTCGGTTTCGCAGACGATGCTGCCGCTGATGCTTTGACCGTTGACGAGCGTCCCTGAGTAGTTCACAACATGGGCGCTGACGGAGGCACAGATGGAAGCAATGGGCTCGACCATCTCAATGGTGTCGCCTTCAGCAAGGTTGAAGTCTTCGATCAGGTCAACGCCGCGGCCGATGCGGAACACATCGGCGTCATCGCCACCCCAGTAGATGTTGAAGCCTTCGTTGCCGGTCAGCACGTCAGCGTCGGCACCACCATCGAGGTAGTCGTTGTGAACGCCGCCGGTCAGGGTGTCATCACCGGCTCTTCCAAAGAAGGTTTTGTTGCCTTTGCTGTGCAGGCCGGAAATGGTGTCGTTGCCGTCTTCGCCATCGATGAGATCAGTGCCTGTACCTGCATAGGCAACGTCGTCGCCACTGCCCAGATAGGCCGTGTCGTTGCCGGAGCCCAGGTAGACCTGGTCATTGTCGGCCCCGGAATGCACTTCGTCATCGCCACCGGAGGTGTAAATCACGTCTTCTCCGCTGCCGCTGCGGACGTAATCGTTTCCTCCGATTTGGTTTGAAAAAATGATGCGGTCATCGCCACTGCTGGTGATGGCTGTGTTGTCTCCACCCGTGGAGACAATGGTTTGGTCGCCGCCAATCATGTAGAAGCGATCGTCTCCGCTTCCTGAGGTGGCTGTGTTGTTGGTTCCGAAGCTGTAAATCGTGTTGTTGCCACCACCAAGATTGATGACTTTGCTGCTACCCAAGCTGAGCACGGCATCGTCTTGGCTGTCGCCGAAGAAGAGCTTTTGGTTGAAGTTCAGGAACGTGAAGGGCATGGTGTTGTTCGGGTTGATGTGTTGTGGAGGTCTCCCTCCGACGCATTCACCATCTCCGTGATCCACACCCCAACCCTTGATCGGAATCAATCGGGCTTGTGATCTTGCTCACAGGCTGCTCCGATGTTGAAGGCTTACTGTCCTGCGCTCCATCCCCGCTTTGTGCGGTGTTGAATCAGCCCATCAGCACAGGAGGCATGGGTGATGACGCCGCACGAGAAACCCCAGCGACGCGCAAAGCAGCGTTCGCTCTCTTACACCGAAATGATGAATTCCGGTCAGCAGAGGCTTGGTGACCAACCGGTCGATGAAGTCCGGGCTTTGGACGCACCGCCACCGCCACCGCCATCATCACCAGAGGAGCCCGAGACGGCGAGACCGCACGCGCATTCTGATTAACGTCAGCGCATGCATCCTCTCGATCTGTTCGACCGTTTTCGGCGTCGCTGGTTTGGATGGGCGTTGCCCGGCCTGCAGCTCTGGGATCGCCATCCCCAGCAGGTTGCCCCCGATCATGCAGAGGATTGGCTCCTGGAGCCCGCCAGCCGGGAGGAGGCCTGTTTGCTGTTCCCCCAGCTGGATGAAGAGCGCGCTTTGCTGCGTTATCAGCAGCTCCGCCTGGAAATGCGGGAGCGCGATGGGCGTGGGTTTTGAGAGCGCTTTAGGCAGGGTTCAGATCCCGTAAAGCCGCGCCTGTTCAACGGCGGCGCGGAACACCAGGGCATGGCGTTCCACCAAAGGCATGAGTTCGTCGTATCCACCGCCGATCACCGTGGCGATGGGGATATTGCGGCGTAAACAGGCATCGATCACCAGCCGGTCGCGTTGCAGGAGACCGAGATCGGTGAGCTTGAGGCGACCAAGCCGATCGTCTTGGTGCGGATCCACCCCGGCGTTGTAGAGCACCAGATCCGGTTGAAGTCGCTCGAGCAGTTCGGGCAGTTGATCACCGATGGCTTCCATGTAGGCGTGG contains these protein-coding regions:
- a CDS encoding tyrosine-type recombinase/integrase, which produces MPSFLARTDVEIRAARGEQISPEESLIRQGQQPMDPHEMVTQAARGLSDYIEVDGQWVENPEFVRLYELAQSVQKGKTKELLSTDSLLTIRRLDREPSPRTFEGWDKALRAFMAHSGKARPGLCTKADALAYKDYLLARMSRNSAKTQVAYLSGLWTTLVEREGCEHIFKGLPKTLTATTKQAALQETEAKRNRSFEPTTPIGEWEGSAYVDVFKLLYYTGCRLGEIAGLSGEDIHEDFISVAWSDERSLKTAHSVRDIPIHQELTACIENLRGKKGLIWPQLRTTSEVGGIEVVRWGHNLSKPCRKVTGLKPKDFRDRFATQLREHDFNQVNIERLMGHSAVDTNSSYGGRNWDRYVAMINSIS
- a CDS encoding type VI secretion system tube protein Hcp, translated to MADPKNTEDQELSLDQLKNAAGGAAYIKFEGIQGEATDKSHLRSVNLDSFEHAISDPKLDLDKISTKSNLGKSASL
- a CDS encoding Nif11-like leader peptide family natural product precursor, coding for MSEEQLKAFLEKVKGDLNLQERLKATKSQDEVVSIAKEHGHKFEAEHINQLSEEELEGVAGGAQWIEMRCMGQTKMTGALCNANGK
- a CDS encoding Nif11-like leader peptide family natural product precursor is translated as MSKEQLKAFLQKIKGDTNLQDRLKAAKSKDDVVSIAKEHGHEFETVHFDQLSENELEGVAGGGTRCMSLPALGSCYGPKSYADGVCFRR
- a CDS encoding Nif11-like leader peptide family natural product precursor, which gives rise to MSEEQLKAFLEILKNDTSLQEKLKAAADADAVLAIAKEAGFIVSPDDLFKAQSELSDQDMEGVAGGSSINNTCNTLWCGCPRNTRTDPGCNITRGNPQGC
- a CDS encoding Nif11-like leader peptide family natural product precursor, whose product is MQKRLEAFLEKVKADTSLQEKLKAAADTNAVVAIAKDAGFSISADDLTKAQPTLSEEELEGVAGGVACTPDSQKYVPTFPDESVVNIQFCDD
- a CDS encoding calcium-binding protein, producing the protein MPFTFLNFNQKLFFGDSQDDAVLSLGSSKVINLGGGNNTIYSFGTNNTATSGSGDDRFYMIGGDQTIVSTGGDNTAITSSGDDRIIFSNQIGGNDYVRSGSGEDVIYTSGGDDEVHSGADNDQVYLGSGNDTAYLGSGDDVAYAGTGTDLIDGEDGNDTISGLHSKGNKTFFGRAGDDTLTGGVHNDYLDGGADADVLTGNEGFNIYWGGDDADVFRIGRGVDLIEDFNLAEGDTIEMVEPIASICASVSAHVVNYSGTLVNGQSISGSIVCETENQARDFYFNWMPQAS